One window of Oryza brachyantha chromosome 12, ObraRS2, whole genome shotgun sequence genomic DNA carries:
- the LOC102711581 gene encoding probable mediator of RNA polymerase II transcription subunit 26c, whose product MDPDGRLRRALAAFGGDADVWELVDAALTSAARDRPDELRARRDGIVERLYAGCRGCDARRQPRSAEAAAAAAASPASPEEEEADVDGLDGEDDEGGAGAGMESKILAIRDFLEDPDQSEDELVSLLQSLADMDITYKALQETDIGRHVNGLRKHPSGEVRQLVKLLVRKWKEIVDDWVRLHNSGGDGGSSVLTDGDSPDKIQGRNYQNAQVSDFKYSPSPQRHNGLSSERSSNNNGIESMIEKRRTSPAPAYHNNKQNSSISYSTSSSSAPVRTMREQKDTLMDLEKLDSARKRLQENYQEAQNAKKQRTIQVMDIHDIPKPKNRNAFIRKGGGGLPGKHR is encoded by the exons ATGGACCCCGAcgggcgcctccgccgcgcgctggccgcgttcgggggcgacgccgacgtgtgggagctcgtcgacgccgccctcACCTCGGCCGCGCGCGACCGACCCGACGAgctgcgcgcgcgccgcgacgGCATCGTGGAGCGCCTCTACGCCGGCTGCCGCGGCTgcgacgcgcggcggcagccgagatcggccgaggccgcggcggcggcggcggcttctccGGCCTcgcccgaggaggaggaggcggacgtggacggcctcgacggcgaggacgacgagggcggcgccggcgccggcatggAGAGCAAGATCCTGGCGATCAGGGACTTCTTGGAGGACCCCGACCAG TCGGAGGACGAGCTGGTCAGCTTGCTGCAGAGCCTCGCAGACATGGACATCACCTACAAGGCTCTCCAG GAGACTGACATCGGCCGCCATGTCAACGGCCTGCGCAAGCATCCGTCCGGTGAAGTCCGGCAGCTTGTGAAGCTGCTCGTCAG GAAATGGAAGGAGATAGTGGATGACTGGGTGCGGCTGCACAACTCCGGTGGGGATGGTGGCAGCTCGGTTCTAA CTGATGGCGACTCGCCTGATAAAATCCAAGGCAGGAACTACCAAAATGCTCAG GTTTCAGATTTCAAGTATTCTCCCAGCCCACAGAGGCACA ATGGTTTGAGTTCAGAGAGATCTAGCAATAACAACGGCATCGAGTCAATGATTGAGAAACGCAGAACAAGCCCGGCCCCTGCATATCATAATAACAAGCAGAATAGCAGCATCAGCTATTCCACTAGTTCCTCCTCTGCTCCAGTT AGGACTATGAGGGAGCAGAAAGATACTCTTATGGATCTTGAGAAGCTTGATTCTGCCAGAAAGAGGCTCCAAGAAAACTACCAGGAAGCACAAAATG CGAAAAAGCAGAGGACAATTCAAGTGATGGATATCCACGACATACCAAAGCCGAAAAATAGAAACGCCTTCATCCGCAAGGGTGGAGGCGGCCTCCCT